TTTGAATGTAAAAGAAAACCTTTTTGAAGCAAACCCGGGTGGTGCACCGGCAAATGTTGCAGCGGCTATCTCAAAGTTTGGAGGAACGTCCTATTTAATTTCACAAGTTGGGAATGACATGTTTGGAAAAATGATTATAGATAGCCTTTCTGCCTGTGGTGTTGACATTTCAAATGTTAAAATAACAGATGAATATTTTACGACACTTGCGTTTGTAAAGCTTGATAGCAGGGGCGAGAGGTCTTTTTCGTTCTCAAGAAAATATGGTGCAGATGTTTACCTGAGAGTGGAAGATATTGATATGAATATCGTAAAGTCAGCTGATATATTTCACTTTGGCTCACTTACAATGACATATGAACAAAACAAAAGAACCACCTTAGAGCTTTTAAAGATTGCAAGACAAAGTGGCAGCGTCATCTCATATGCCCCAAATTACAGAAGTAGCCTTTGGGAAAGCCAAAAAAAGGCTTTGGATACCATGATTGAACCTGTTGAGAGTGGGTTTGTTGATATTCTG
The Caldicellulosiruptor morganii DNA segment above includes these coding regions:
- a CDS encoding carbohydrate kinase family protein, producing MKVVCYGEVLIDFLNVKENLFEANPGGAPANVAAAISKFGGTSYLISQVGNDMFGKMIIDSLSACGVDISNVKITDEYFTTLAFVKLDSRGERSFSFSRKYGADVYLRVEDIDMNIVKSADIFHFGSLTMTYEQNKRTTLELLKIARQSGSVISYAPNYRSSLWESQKKALDTMIEPVESGFVDILKMSEEEVLLYEKDVNNFYNRIKDKVKIFLVTFGEKGSMVFFKEKSYFVDTIKVDVVDTTGCGDCFVGMVLYEISKFLPVENLSEDEIIKIVRKANIAGALCATKKGAIPAIPEYTQVLERL